AAGTCATCTGTATGCGCTTCAGCAAACATCAGTGATGCACTGCAGTAACGCGGCAGCCCCATCAGTGTCCTAAACCCATTATTGTATTGGACTCGCAGGTCGCTATAGGCCCTTTGCGTATATGTCACCCACAAGCTGCATGTGTAAAATGTTTGACAGTATGCCTTAAATAGGGTCAGTTTTACGTCCATATTACACCGTGCAAACCTGCGGGCTAACATATTGCATCGGACTGCCAGCGCCCTGCGCTACCTTTCTATGTCATTAACATCAGACAAGTCCTCCGTTACAATGTGCCCCAAGTATTTGAACTCTGTGACTCTTTTTAGTTGATGCCCTTCCAGAATGGGCGGGCGTTGGGCGCTCTGTTTAACTTCCCCTTGAGCACCCTGAAGTGGTGCGCCCAGTTGGGGAAGGACTCTACCACGAGCGGCGGGTAGCGAGGCCGCTTCGTTGCAGGTTGTTGGGACGGGACTTGTGTGGCGCCGTCGCTGGCCGATGTGGTTGGCTGAGATCCGGAGTTACCCTGCGTAGAGCGTGTAGAGCGCGCAGCATCTGCAAAGCTCGTAGCAGCTCCGGGCTGGGAGGCCTGCGCGGCCTGTGGGCGTTCTGGAGACGTAGTGTCCATCTGGTCATTGGAGGCTCGATGATCGGTCGACTCTGTGGACCTGTTGGCCTTTGAGGCGGGGGTCGCGCTGTGGTAGCGCTCCTGCCGCGGTTGTCTTGGGCAGCTTCGGCTCTGGGTTAAGCTCTGACTCGGTCCTCTGGCGTTTTAAGGTCGAAGGTTGACTTGCTGGGATGGGGGCGGTCGCCGCTTGCTGGCAAACCTCCGCCATTTCTTCGTCCGTGGGGGTCTCTACCCCCTGGTTGTCAAGGTCCTGTTGACGATCGTGGAGGTCCATGGCCATGGCTCTCCTAAATTGGTCCGACCCGAGGCCCGCCTTGACCAGGCGGTACATTAAAATTTGGTCGGACTCTAAGATGGCCTTCGGAGACTGGGTAGGTCTGGGAGCTGCAGGCTTGCTCCCTGGAGGGGCCCGAACTGCGCCACTGCTCGCGGCGAGCAACGCTTGCGACGAAGGGGCGTCGCTTAGCATCGGTCGGGCGGCGGGCGTACGTAGCTAAGTCCCAAGTTTTCCTTGTGTACCCACAATGCCGTGTGTTGATGCAGTATGGTGGGTCTGCGCTGCACTCGTGCTTGGTTCCTCGTATGACGCGAGGATCTCGCAGAGAGGGCGCGTTGCGGGGGTGTGCGGTTCGGGGTCGCTGCGGCTCTCGCTATGGTAGCGCTGCGACATTACGAGCCGTGGGCCACGTGAGGTGGGGGGCGCGACGGGTGTCTGAGATATATCAATATCTCTTTTTCCCGTGCGCTGCGCGAGCGAGATGGGCTCTGCGCGGGCGACCGCGGGGGTGAGGCGCGGTGGAGAGGTGCGGGGTATCGAGGAGGGGGTGCGGGGAGCACCCGTCTCTCTTCCCCGCTGAGATGTTGCCTTCTCACTTACTCCCGATCCCTCGGAGTGTCCTAGGCGATCTCCAGATGCTCCCGATGTGGAGCGACGTCTGGATCTCGTGGACGATGCTGCCTTGGGCTCGGCGGTTTCTTTCGGCGGCTTTTTAGTTCCGCGCGGGGGTTCCATGGTTCGGCGCCGCGGGGCGCTAACACCTGCCAGGGAACTCGCACTTACGCGACCGTTCGCAGCCTGGATCGTGCGAATCCAGGCCGGGTTCTCGGTGAGACGCGGCTTCGCGGCGCGGGTGTCGCCGCCGCAGGCTCAGTCCGTTCGGACTTTGCCTGCGGGCGATGTCGGGCCGAGTTTTATAATCAAAACTCGCCGGACATTCGATGACGTGCACGATGGGTCCGTGCGTAGACGCAGATGTGTTCACTAGTTGGCTAGTTAGTGCATTCGCGCGCGTAGTGCAAGTAACTATCCTGTGTGAATTGTTATTGGGGTGTGGAATTATATAGGATTAGGAGCGCTCGCATTCTCTTAGCTTTATTGcaggtataaaattatatacaaaggAGACAGAGTTACATTCATGAGTGAGATAGCATTACAGTATGAGTGAGATAACGATATAGTGTGAACAGTACAATGAATACCATATCGGAATGagacaatataataattagagTGCTACAGCAATACATAACATGATAATAATACGGCAGTGTATGTATAATAATGCAAATACTGTATAGACGATTTAAACTATACCAATGAGTttatataatagtaattatGTTTCGCAGCTTCATTCTTTGCGATTTACAGGTTTACATAGTGTAGTAGTGCCCCCACGCATTAGCCTTGCACGGATGTTTAAATTTGacttctttttaaaacttttttacgtTACCCCCACCGTCGATACCTCCGCCGCCATTGCTGTCGGCCGGCTCGTGACTTCATTCTGTGTTTCCGTGCTCAAGCCTTCGCACGTACTTGAAAAATGGAGAGAAAAAGACGTCGTGTAATTTATTCTTCATCGGAGGATCGGAGGATCGGAGGATCGGAGGAAGACGAAATCGAGTCATCGCGCAGTTTGGCGTCATCAGGATCAAGAAATAATTTAACACGTATTGCGTGCACACGTAATACGTCTTCGTCGCGAGTGCGACAAAAATCTCCACCTGCCATCACACATGGCAAAGGTGAGTCGCGTGTGCGACATAAATCTTCACCTGCCAACACACGTGGCAAAGGTGAGTCGCGTGTGCGACAAAAATCTCCGCCTGCCAACATACGTGGCAAAGGTAAGTCGCGTGTGCGACAAAAATCTCCACCCGCCAACATACGTGGCAAAGGTGAGTCGCGTGTGCGACAAAAATCTCCACCTGCCAACATACGTGGCAAAGGTGAGTCGCGTGTGCGACAAAAAATCTCCACCAGTCAACACACGTGCAAGGTGCATCGCGTGTGCGTTCAGATTCACCAGACAGTGGCGCATCACCGCCTAGGAGGATTTTAAGACCATCATTGTTTGACGAGGACCCTCGCCGACATCAGCGGTACCGTCGTCGCCAGCGCGTCTTTCGCCAACATGTTTGTCACCAGAGCGTTCGGCGCAAGGACCTGAAATGCCTGACCAGGAAATAGATGGGCCCGCTGATGAAAAATCTCTACAGCTTCTATGGAATGCTCATAAGGTAGACACCTCTCTTGGACCAGCTATACATAAAGACATAGCTAGCCAATGACAACATATTTTGAGTAAAGGTTTACCAAAAACCAAAAAGATAAACATTTTGAAGAGTATTTGGTACCCAACAACTGCGATCTTTTGCAAGCTCCAGCTCTCAACCAGGTAGCAAGAGTAGTACCCttaaattaatcaatgataCGTCGTGACGTGTCTCTAATGCAGAAACAAATTGGAATTGCGTTGGCCGCTTTAGCTGTCACGATGGATATGATTGTTTGAAATTAAACCTCTAAGAAAAAATTGCTTAAATCATTAAGTGATGCGTGCCGCATTTTGTGCGAAACAAAAACACGAAGAAACTTAGTGTTATCTTCCATTAGCGGAAGCTCCACGAGATGCCAAATTTCGATTCGGTGAAGTTTTAAGACAACAAATTGAACAGTGCAAGCGTCGCCGACTCGAGCACAGCACGAGCGCCGCCAGCACGCCAGACGTACAGCGGTGCGCGGAAGTGGAGCTACCGGGGGCGCTCGCCGCCACCGCCACCTCCACGCAGGACGACTTACCGGAGATAAATACACAGGTACCACCTTACGCTGGCCACCTTACCTTATTTTTACTCTAACTGGACAAGCATAACAAATGACACAACTATCTTGTTTTGGATCACTGGTTATACCAATGGTTAACTCCATTTGCTGCGAATCCATACCGCACAGATAGTCCATACTATGTTTATCAACAATCAATTTAAGagaatattaagttttaaaaatcaatcaaaacttTGTTGAATATAAATGCAATTTCACAATGTATCTACTATATTTACCTATCTAAACCGAATAGTGAGAAACGgtttattctaaatttaaaatgtctaaataaatttatagataCGAAACATTTCAATAAGCAAGACTACCGAACGGCATTAAAAATGATCACTAGAAATTGATACATGGCATCTATAGACCTAAAAgactcttattattatttttttagtataccCATTCACAATTCTCACAAAAAGTACTTAcgatttaattacattaatgtacctactatatgtAAACCAGCAATGAAGTCATTGAGATCACCACAACATTTTGTCTCAGTTATACTTAGATGATATTTTTTGTGTAGGTAGGAGTTTCTCAGAATGTAGTGGTAATGTTAACAcaactaaagtttttttttttttttttgtttttttttttttaaatctaggaTTTATAATCAACATACGTAaactttacatttacattacatttacgTTACATTTACATCAAGTAAAAGCTCTTAGgctccaaaaacaaaatataagttTCTATGTTTCGAATTTGATTCCAAAAACATGATAAATGATAGACGtcgaaaattaaagaaattttctaACCTCCTTCCTTTGTTTACGTAAATGTAAATTAACTGAATTCGCAAGGGTCTTTAGGTCATCTGGTATCAGCTTGTCCAGCTGTAACAACACTCTTGTTTATATACTAAAGAGTtcgaaaactattaaaataccaaagtttattaaaaagtacCAGTTACGACCACATTATAAAACTACCCGCAATTTTGAGAAGTGATATGTTTTAGTGGCTAATAAATATTGGACATGGATTTACTTCATTCGGTTCAATTCGTTACGATATAGTGGTTTTTTGCGATTCCTCTTTAACTGGTTGGGGTGCATATTGTAATTCTAAACAAAGTTGCACATAAATGAGCTTGAATTAAAAGCAGCGTTTTTTATCCTTTAAATGTTATACAAATCTAGTAACCAGAGTAATAAGGTTTTGTTAAGATCggataatataactaatatgtCCTGCATTAATATAAAAGGTAGCATACAATACAGACATCTGAATAAAACATCAAACGAGATCTGGAAATGGTATTAAAgtcatagttttattttatttgcatccGACATAAATACAATGTCCAGTTATGAAGCCGATTCACTTAACGCGAAAGAAATTTCGTGATACAAATTGGGAGCTAAATAATATCGTATTTAATAAATGCAATGCCAGATGTCCCGTTTATGTTACAGGGAAAAACGATCCAGATGCATTTGCAGTGGATGCGTTTACAATttcatgaaaagaaaaataccttATCATTTCCCACCGTTTTTTTCTTAACATGTTAAGACTATGCAAAAGTAGTTAGCGACAAGGCTGAGggcattgttgttgttgttccaTATTGGCCCACACAATACTGGTTCCTTATATTCAAAGAGTTGATAGTttcagatttattgttttttgaaCCTGTTATCAACTTGACTTTAAGAATCCATTACAATCTTCACAAGACTCTAAAGTTGGTAGTCGCAATGCTTTCCGGAAAGTTCTGTTAAATAAGTCCCTAGATCCAAAGCACCAAGCACCAAGATCTATTGAAATCATATTGACTTCATTATCAAACTCAACATACAAGCAATATGATAGTTGTATAAAAAATTGGATGATTCTTTTGTAATAAACACCGTTATAATTATACATCTGCGCCAGAATCAGTTATCATTGATTTTCTTACTGAAACATTTGATAAAGGGGCTAAATATGGTACTATTAACTCGTACAAGTCTGCATTGTCACTTTTATTGACAATAAActcaataataatgaaatcaaacGCTTTATGCAAGGAGTTTTAAAATTGAGACCCACAAACCCTAACTATAACATAACATGAAACCCTAATATTGTTCTGTTTGATTTAACAAGTAAATGGCTTAATACAGGTCTCGATTTAAAAAcggtttcaaaaaaaaaaaaaaaaccctttctTGGCTTTGGTTACGGCGCATCGTGTTCAAATTTTTTCGCTTATAAAATTGTTCAATATTACTATACAACCCGGTCAtcaaatacttataaaaatccccgctttaaataaaaacttctaaTATAAATAGATCACAACTACTTTTGAGACCACCTTAATTTGTATTTGCCCTGCAAGCTATTTagaaacatacataaataaaacagaaacacttcgtaatagttattatttatttgtaagtacaaAGCAACCGTATTGAAAAGTATCGGCACAAACGCATAGTCACTGGATTAAAGACGCACTAAGTGAAAGCGGAATAGACACATCCATATTCAGTGCACATAGCACGCGACACGCAGCACCTTCCACAGCCAACAGACTTGGAGTCAACATTGATCTGATCCGCAAAACAGCTGGCTGGACTGATTCCTCCTCTGTCTTTGCAAGATTTTACAATAAAGATGTTGTTATTGATGCAATTCGCAAAAAGTATTCTTTCTTCCAAATAATACAAGTAGGGTAGAATTGGGGGTTCTGCATCACTTCTCGCTTCGCTCGATTGATGCAAAACCCCCAATGTTTTTTATCGGCTGATGTAGAAGCCCCAATATGGTTTACTAATGATCACAATACCCGATCCCATTACACATGCGTTAGTCCGCGCGAATAGCGCATCGGAGATCTGATATTATGTTTAGTCAGATGCTTGAAACacacaataaaattacaatgtttCATTGGATATCGTACACGCGATCGATctgaacaattaaaataaaatttcttttaggtTTACACTGCACGTTATGTCGATGCAAACCTAAACATAAAGCGTGTAAAGACATAGACTGATTTTTCACTGCTTAAGCGTTAtgacaaataaattctaatcaCATTAACGATTTCTGTTCTACATATTGGACAAAGCATATTATTTAAAGATAGTGCACATTTTGCACATGTTATAGCGTGACCGCAAGGTCTATAGCAGACCGTCACTTCATTGTCAAAACAAATTTTGCAGAAAAGTCTGGATTTTTTCACATATTCGACAGACTCATTGACATCagcttttaaacatattttattattgtgtgcACACCTTTCATGGTTTTCAGTTATTTCACATGACTCGTTGATAACTCTTTGAACATATTCTTTACCCTTCATGAGTAAAACATAGGGACAGAACTGAAACCATCGAGCGTGTTCAGACCACGGCAGATCCTCACGACTCCAGTCCTTGAGCTTGCCTccacaaaaataacaaattactcCATCGTTTATACCTGTATAAAAAAAACCGGCACTCGCCATTTCTTCAGGGCTCTGAATTAAATCTTGGGGCCaagttttaaaactatttaagcGTGCACTTTGTGTAGCATAACTATGGTATTCAGGATGAAACGACATCTCTGtacaaatatactcgtagtaagtAGCTTAATGTTACAGTTGGAAATGCTTGCAAATTTGCGTTGGTTAAGATGAATGTCTAGCGtgctaatagttatttttctttcttattacatgttatatataaatatcctacagtaggtactttataaaatatcagctacatacttttttaaaaaatatattataagtgaAAGAGTTCAGATGTTTTCAGTTTCATGCTGCAAACAGAGAAAACCAATATACGAATATTTAGAACCATATTATGcctaatgattttttaaatttaaaattattaatggaTGTAATTTGTAATGCAATAAATAAACTTCACTTCAAAATgggaatatttaataaataaatgaaagaaatcatgaaaaaaattgaaAGTTCTAAgattttcggtttctatactaTAAACACTGAAAACCATTATAATAAGAACCGCGACACCTATGGTTAAATAATGCTActgccaaagattttataatagagacatgtcactagcgcgtgAAAACTGAGCTGACCAAAAACGTATTGACCGCATtccattgagtcgcatagtacaTACAACGaaagttacttaaataaataatgtagccattatttatttaagtaactttatacatatacaatgtcgagttgtttgtttagtaattttaaaactgtgtatacacaaatatttataaaggaatacacaaaataattcatgcgtgcgctcagtggagtggTTAAATTCAGCCTacttttgcgatgattttgtaggcacgtaacatgtctataatttataatgtcGCTGGCAACTGCcatataaaaatttcgtctCAGATATCCGCGACGGATTGACGCCAGACCACATTAGGAAAGTTAAAGGTGTGAACATCATTGTCAAGCTTCACTTATTACATTTTAGTCTTTATCTAGAGCATTCATAAGAACGATAATTAAATATGAGTTCAAGAAAATAATACTCGATTTTTACTAAAGTGCTACTGTGAATGTGGGCTTATGATTGCATTGTATAAAAAGAGATGCGGGAGCGACATCAACCATTTCTGTTATTTTCAACTGAAGTGTCAAGAGCACCAAAAACCTGTAAGTATGTAAGTGTccttattgtttttatatacctaGCACATAATTGTGAACTCGattaactattatttaaaatagatcaaatattttcataggtatgaaatgtattttcaatttgCCTTCTGTAACCAAGGCAGTGGGTTCGactcccacaactggaaaatgtttGTATGATGAACAAGGATGTCTTCCAACGTCGAgatgtgtttaaatattataaaagtatttatctTTGATTCCAGGTCGACTGTAAGCGGAAACCCTTTCGACTCGGATAACGAGAGTGGGTCAGTTaagaaaagtaaagttaaaaaaacaactaaGAAGCCTCCTCGAGCCGAAAAGCCCGCTCAAAAGCAGAAGAAGGCTTTACAATCGGATTCGGACTCCGAGCCTGAGCAAtcgaaaataattaagaaaagaaGACAAATTTTAGATTCAGAGGTAAGTCGAATTTCAAGTATTATGTAGGTATCACTTATCTATGAATTCATATCTGCAGTgatatgtaacttgaaaaaaaaaaaccaagtaattttgttttttttttattaaaattgtagagagagaggttttttttattaaagttgtgattaaatacttacctacatagGTATTTTCGACTTGCACAATATCGTATTAATAAAGTCAATCGGTTATTGGGTTATTATAAAGTAATACAAATTGATAATATTCTAATGGTCATCATTACTATTACTTTTTagctattattaattatctaatattatcatcataaaataaacaaagcctTATAAAATTTCTATTGAAATCGTGcgcttatatttattatttatttattgatttcagGAAGAAAACGAGCCCATTAGAGCATCGGCTTTACGAAGTTATTTCTCTCGCCGCGTGGGCACGGGCTACACGTTGCAGAGGGCGGACCCTACGAAGACTGGAGAATATTATATTGAACTACGGGTATACAACGCACGCGAAGCTGAGACCCAGGGCGCTGATAGATGGAAGCGCGCGCTCATCACATGCAAGTCAGCTGTGGAAGGCGATAGTGCGACGTGGCGTGCTGTAACAAAGCTGGTCACAGCGGTGAAAGAAGAATATTCACCTGTTCAACCTATTTTGTACCCGTATAATGTCTTTTGAAAATAAACCTATGACTTTGCaggtttaattaatattttaataagtattatattttcacCCTATACATTGTGTTTCCTAACAGCAATtgcagaaatgaaaaataagtacTGAAATCAGAttttaaaatcagaaaataaaatctgaaatataatattaacattcagatatttctttttaactttcATCTCGCATAAGAAACTAACAAGTTAGAggatgtgatattttttttaataatttgattgtCTTTCCTTACAGCAATTGCAGTAAAGAAAAACTAAGAACTAAAAATCAGAATTTAAAACCAAAAACTAAAaaccaaatataaaaacaaaaatatctgaattcaaataatattatcagataactttgtttctattattttattatttttcaattttcatctcGTATAAGAAACTACCAAGTTAGAggttgtgatatttttttattaatttgattgtcTTTCCTTACAGCAATTGCAGTAAAGAAAAACTAAGAACTAAAAATCAGAACTTAAAACCAAAAaccaactataaaaataaaaatatctgaatcaaaatcaaaattatcagattactttgtttctattattttattatttttcatttaaaaaatacgcttttattacgcatatttactttaataatttctgaataaaaatttatttttagaatcaatattatatatttgttttacttttgaTTGTGTTATTGTCTTATACAGTAGGTaattgcaaaaattaaaaaataagtactgAAATcagaatctaaaaaaaaaaaccagatataaaaataaaaatctgaaattaaatactaacatttagacatttctttttaaattttatctcactttaattttatttgattatctTTCCTTACAGCAATTGCAGTAATGAAAAACTAAGTACTCAAATCCGaatctaaaaactaaaaatcagatataaaaacaaaaatctgaATTCGTAGAATCATATCAGAtatttgttttcattaagttcatattaaaaatataagaacctATAATAAGTTCCGTATTGAACATAgaatcgattttattttttttactttgatttatgtatgtttttcttaCAGTACGAGTAATAgcagaaatgaaaaaataaaagtactgaaatcaaaactaaaaaaatcagaaGCCTGATATCTGAACTTTAAAATTACTGAcagatattattttcatttcagtatAAAATAGTATAGTATACGTTACTAAGTATTGAATTTAAATCTCTATACAGAAAAACACTTgtctattttatacatttttcattattttgtgtatatttttatctgaattaaaaatattactattgcacatttgtttaaaaatatatagaggtttaatttgatattacttaaatagaaaaatatcgaAGTAAGAGAAGtcaaaaaagtgtaaaaattaaCATGAAGTTTTGCCAGGCCTGTAACGTGCACGTATCAAAGTATTCATCACATAAGAAAAGTAACATTCATAAAACAAATTGTTTACTTAGAACTGAGTTTGATAATGTGCAATTGATAGCCAGTGCTTTCAAAAATAGGATTGCGAGTTATAGAGTTAATCCGTATTCGTCAAGCATTATTTTACCAgaactttttttaacaaacattttaaacactgtttgcagtataattaaaacattactcATAAAACATAAATCGATCAAGGTAAATTTggaattatttgtattatacaAACTTCCAAAAAATGATGAAGTttctttaaaatcttttaatactAAGTATACAGTTGTAGTTCAAAGCACCGATTTATATGCTCTTTTTAAAGAATTCTCCAAAACTTTGATAAGCAAATGCACAGAGTTCGAGTTATCCGAGTCTGGCTGGACAATTGAGTCAATTAACCATTTAGAAGTAAATATAGCAAAATATAATCCCTTGAGAGCAGGCACGTACTTAAGTTTACCAACAAGTATTATCAGAACGAAGTCATgtcttaatatttataacaaagacAGTCACTGTTTTCTTTGGTGTATCATAGCACAAATGTATCCAACAAAACGTAATCCAAATAGAACTTCATCTTATCCACATTATTCTACAGTATTAAATATAAGCGGTATGTCATTTCCACCAACATTCGACGATATAAAACGTTTTGAAAGACACAATGAAGATATAAGCATCAATATTTATggcttagaaaaaaataatactgtaaCCGGCCCTTTGTACAAAACTTTGCAAAGAAAGCTTGTTCACGttaacttattatttatcaGTAAACAAAACAAGAGTCATTTTGTTTTgatcaaaaattttgaaaagctTGTCCACAAGCAACTTACGAAACACAAATGTAAAATTCACTTATGTGATGAATGTTTTCTTTACTTTGATTCTGAAGTCAAATTAAATACTCATCAATGTGCTCGAATGCAAACAGTTCTTCCAGAAGTAAATGCTAAGCTTCGTTTTTCAAATCCTGAAAGGACTCAAAAAATCCCAGTAGTTATTTACGGTGATTTTGAAAGTTTACTTAGAGAATATTCTGACAAAAGTAAAAGTGAGCATGTGGAAAATGTTCAGATTCATGAAGCTACTTGTTTCGCTTATTATATATGTTGTGAATCCAACCCTGAATTGAACGACTTTGTTTCATATCGAGGGCAGAACTGTGCAAAAAAATTTGTGGATTCAATTTCGAAAGACATAGAAAggttatacaaaattttaaatgtttataaagatATGAATCCGCTTACCGATGCAGACCAGATATCCCATAATAGTGCTACATTATgctatatttgtaaaaatatgttttctcaTACTGACTATAAAGtttatgatcatgatcattttACAGGTAAATATCGAGGTCCTGCACATAACTCatgcaatttaaattataaaaaatgcaaCTTTATACCTATAGTATTCCATAACCTTTCTGGATATGattgtcatttatttataaatgaactTTCAAATGTATGCGGGCGTATAAAtttaattccaaaaaataaggaaaaattcATTTCTTTTACAAAGTTTTTTCCAATTGATAATAAGAATGCGGCTCAGTTAAAATTTATAGactcctttaattttttgagTTCAAGTTTAGATCGTTTGGTAAAGACTCTTAATCCTGAAGAGCTTAAACATTTGCGAACATTTTTCACTGATGATAATTTATTCCGATTATGTTTAAGAAAAGGAATATATTGTTATGACTATGTAGATTCTTGGGAAAAATATGAGGAAACCCGATTACCTGAtatgtccgatttttataataaactcacATCGGAATCTATAACAGACGATGATTATAATCATGCCTTAACTGTGTgggaaaaatttaatattaaaaacttggGTGAATATACTGAATTATATTTGAAGTGTGATGTCTTATTACTGTGTGacatttttgagaaatttagaTCCATGAGTTTAAAGTATTATGGGCTTGATCCTTGTCATTATGTTTCATCACCTTCACTAAGTTGGGATGCTATGCTGCTGTTAACAAATATTGAGTTAGATTTAATTTCTGATGTAGAAATATATCAAATGTTAGAAAATGGTATTAGAGGAGGTCTCGCGCAATGTTCGCTAAGATATGCGAAAGCTAATAACAAGTACTTaccaaattataataaaaaagagatGAATTCCTTCTTAGTTTATTTAGATTGTGTAA
This genomic interval from Bicyclus anynana unplaced genomic scaffold, ilBicAnyn1.1 scaffold_39, whole genome shotgun sequence contains the following:
- the LOC128199816 gene encoding baculoviral IAP repeat-containing protein 7-like, with the translated sequence MSFHPEYHSYATQSARLNSFKTWPQDLIQSPEEMASAGFFYTGINDGVICYFCGGKLKDWSREDLPWSEHARWFQFCPYVLLMKGKEYVQRVINESCEITENHERCAHNNKICLKADVNESVEYVKKSRLFCKICFDNEVTVCYRPCGHAITCAKCALSLNNMLCPICRTEIVNVIRIYLS
- the LOC128199811 gene encoding uncharacterized protein LOC128199811, with translation MIALYKKRCGSDINHFCYFQLKCQEHQKPVSMSTVSGNPFDSDNESGSVKKSKVKKTTKKPPRAEKPAQKQKKALQSDSDSEPEQSKIIKKRRQILDSEEENEPIRASALRSYFSRRVGTGYTLQRADPTKTGEYYIELRVYNAREAETQGADRWKRALITCKSAVEGDSATWRAVTKLVTAVKEEYSPVQPILYPYNVF